In Rissa tridactyla isolate bRisTri1 chromosome 22, bRisTri1.patW.cur.20221130, whole genome shotgun sequence, a single genomic region encodes these proteins:
- the TJP3 gene encoding tight junction protein ZO-3 isoform X1, whose amino-acid sequence MAPAPGWWLVAGGFRRNWSPHAAPPPGRDLLWHQHRPRPGVAAWIESRGVELVSVTTGQRPRGRRNDGGLVPRQRLAHKGLRKAPWSDTTATSPRAQLLPGLIPIGGSPEVGLRKGPAAAKRSRSRSAPPAAGQGLPRRPAAAVTSPGSRWRVPTMEEMLIWEQHTVTLSKDPHRGFGFAVSGGRDRPNRVTGDTTVVVSDVVAGGPAVGRLQKKDHIVMVNGLSMENVSSSFAIQTLKTCGKIANITLKRPKKVQLPVSKSHSASPTMPQRYDSDEDFGSQGAHPALHRSRDDLDHSRGYDGDSSSERSSGHHQDDRRHHKPASRSRRRSQDSSHWRESPPGSDRRGYSRHRSTNGFGHEGDTNGLALVSGFKRLPRRDVPMKPITSVLVKQKQNEEYGLKLGSQLFIKHIVESGLAAKGSSLQEGDLILKINGVASEDMSLAETQQLIERTEGTLTLLVLRDHRQFLVNIADVEDSQSDSSRMDDISDIDSELSHPPSPETSPRLPAAARMNSPPERRRSNRDPAADTVVDDARGPDLLEAVEGDGYHSPHTSPAARAARKDGYSADSRVVHFVKAKSVGLRLAGGNDVGIFVSSVQEGSPADSQGVREGDQILQVNDTSFQNLTREEAVEFLMRLPPGEDITLRTQSKQDIYRKMISSNVGDSFYIRTHFDFEKDTPSGLSFVRGDVFHVLDTMYRGRLGSWLAVRMGRDLQEQDKGIIPNQSRAEQIASLESVLKATSGANPSGARAEFWKLRGLRGAKKMLRKSREDLSALTKQGHYPPYERVALKEASFKRPVVILGPIADIAMQKLSTELPELFEIAPSVARDGASSKVIKLDSVRQIAEKNKHALLDITPSAVERLNYVQYYPVVVFCEPESRQGIKAMRQWLAPDSRKSSRRLYAQASKMKKYCSHLFTATVSLSGSGNTWYEAIKDIIRTQQSQPVWTAVEQADVALEDSLDLLNPPSAAASGYLTCDSHANSDYDDTDGETGAYTDGEVEDAYDQPGLARSSEPVQTSPGHGLREQATEQQRQGQRYDSIREYEHDAVKRRFTRARDDSDQEEGYEWGPATDV is encoded by the exons ATGGCTCCGGCCCCGGGGTGGTGGCTGGTGGCCGGGGGGTTCAGGAGGAACTGGTCCCCCcacgccgccccgccgccgggccgtgaCCTGCTGTGGCATCAGCACCGACCCCGGCCGGGAGTGGCAGCCTGGATCGAGAGCCGAGGCGTGGAGCTGGTTTCTGTCACCACAGGACAGCGACCCCGCGGAAGGAGGAATGACGGGGGGCTGGTCCCcag GCAGCGTCTGGCCCACAAAGGGTTACGCAAGGCACCCTGGAGTGACACCACTGCCACCAGCCCCAGAGCTCAGCTCCTTCCTGGTCTGATCCCGATCGGAGGCTCG CCTGAAGTGGGATTGAGGAAGGGGCCAGCGGCTGCAAAGAGGAGCCGGAGCCGGTCTGCGCCCCCggctgctgggcaggggctgccgcGCCGGCCGGCTGCTGCGGTCACCTCCCCTGGTTCGCGTTGGCGGGTGCCCACCATGGAGGAGATGCTGATCTGGGAGCAGCACACGGTGACGCTGAGCAAG GACCCTCACAGGGGCTTTGGCTTCGCTGTCTCCGGAGGCCGGGACCGTCCCAACAGGGTGACCGGGGACACAACAGTGGTTGTTTCAGATGTGGTGGCCGGGGGACCGGCGGTGGGTCGGCTCCA GAAGAAGGATCACATCGTGATGGTGAACGGCCTTTCCATGGAGAACGTCTCGTCCTCCTTCGCCATCCAGACACTTAAAACCTGCGGCAAGATTGCCAACATT ACactgaaaagaccaaagaaagTCCAGCTCCCCGTGAGCAAGAGCCACTCCGCGTCCCCCACCATGCCCCAGCGCTATGACTCGGACGAGGACTTTGGGTCGCAGGGTGCGCATCCAGCCCTGCACCGCTCCCGGGATGACCTGGACCACAGCCGGGGCTATGACGGGGACTCCTCCAGCGAGAGAAGTTCTGGCCACCACCAGGATGACCGCCGCCACCACAAGCCAGCGTCCCGGAGCCGGAGGCGAAGCCAGGACAGCAGCCACTGGAGGGAGAGCCCTCCTGGCTCGGATCGGAGGGGCTACAGCCGGCACCGCTCCACCAATGGCTTTGGCCACGAAGGGGACACCAATGGGCTGGCCCTGGTGTCGGGCTTCAAGCGGCTGCCGCGCCGGGATGTGCCGATGAAGCCCATCACATCGGTCCTGGTGAAGCAGAAGCAGAACGAAG AGTATGGCCTGAAGCTGGGGAGTCAGCTCTTCATCAAGCACATAGTGGAGAGCGGGCTGGCGGCGAAGGGCAGCTCTTTGCAGGAGGGAGACCTCATCCTGAAG ATCAATGGGGTGGCCAGCGAGGACATGTCCCTGGCTGAAACCCAGCAGCTCATCGAGCGGACGGAGGGGACCCTGACCTTGCTCGTCCTCCGGGACCACCGGCAGTTCCTGGTCAACATCGCTGACGTTGAAGACAGCCAGAGCGACAGCTCCCGGATGGATG atatCTCTGACATTGACTCTGAACTGTCCCATCCGCCATCCCCTGAGACCTCCCCACGacttccagctgctgccaggatgAATTCACCGCC GGAGAGGAGACGATCGAACAGGGACCCTGCGGCTGACACGGTCGTGGACGATGCTCGGGGCCCTG ACCTGCTGGAAGCTGTGGAGGGTGATGGCTACCACAGCCCCCACACCAGCCCCGCTGCCCGAGCTGCCCGCAAGGACGG GTACAGCGCTGACTCCAGGGTCGTGCACTTTGTGAAGGCCAAGAGCGTCGGGCTGCGGCTGGCCGGTGGGAACGACGTGGGCATCTTCGTGTCAAGCGTGCAGGAGGGGAGCCCGGCCGACAGCCAGGGTGTCCGGGAAGGGGACCAGATCCTGCAG GTGAACGACACCAGTTTCCAGAACCTGACCCGTGAGGAGGCTGTGGAGTTCCTCATGAGGCTGCCGCCGGGCGAGGACATCACGCTGCGGACGCAGAGCAAGCAGGACA TTTACAGGAAGATGATCTCGTCCAACGTGGGTGACTCATTCTACATCCGGACGCACTTTGATTTCGAGAAGGACACGCCGTCGGGGCTCAGCTTCGTCCGCGGGGATGTCTTCCATGTGCTGGACACCATGTACCGgggcaggctggggagctggCTGGCTGTGCGCATgggcagggacctgcaggagcAGGACAAGGGCATCATCCCCAACCAGAGCAG GGCCGAGCAGATCGCCAGCCTGGAGTCGGTGCTGAAAGCCACGTCTGGTGCCAACCCCTCTGGGGCACGGGCCGAGTTTTGGAAGCTGCGGGGCCTGCGGGGTGCCAAGAAGATGCTGCGGAAGAGCCGGGAGGACCTGTCTGCCCTCACAAAGCAGGGTCACTACCCACCATACGAGAGGGTGGCCCTGAAGGAAG CCAGCTTCAAGCGGCCGGTGGTGATCCTGGGCCCCATCGCAGACATTGCCATGCAGAAGCTGAGCACGGAGCTGCCTGAGCTGTTCGAGATTGCCC CGAGCGTGGCCCGAGATGGGGCTTCATCCAAGGTCATCAAATTGGACTCAGTGCGGCAGATTGCAGAAAAG AACAAGCATGCCCTGTTGGACATCACGCCCTCGGCTGTGGAGCGCCTCAACTACGTGCAGTACTACCcggtggtggtgttttgtgagCCTGAGAGCCGGCAGGGCATCAAGGCCATGCGCCAGTGGCTGGCGCCCGACTCTAGAAAGAGCTCCCGGCGCCTCTATGCTCAGGCCAGCAAGATGAAGAAGTACTGCAGCCACCTCTTCACCGCCACCGTCAGCCTCAGCGGCAGCGGCAACACTTGGTACGAGGCGATCAAGGACATCATCAGGACTCAGCAGAGCCAGCCTGTTTGGACGGCGGTGGAGCAG GCAGATGTGGCACTGGAGGACAGTCTGGATCTGCTGAACCCACCGAGCGCGGCGGCCTCGGGCTATCTGACCTGCGACAGTCACGCCAACAGCGACTACGACGACACGGACGGTGAGACGGGCGCCTACACTGACGGCGAGGTGGAGGACGCCTATGACCAGCCTGGGCTGGCCCGCTCCTCCGAGCCAGTGCAGACATCCCCAGGCCACGGCCTGAGAGAGCAG gCGACCGAGCAGcagcggcagggccagcgctacGACAGCATCAG GGAATACGAGCACGACGCTGTGAAGAGGAGGTTCACACGAGCCAGGGACGACTCAGACCAGGAGGAAGGCTACGAGTGGGGCCCAGCTACAGACGTGTAG
- the TJP3 gene encoding tight junction protein ZO-3 isoform X2 has product MAPAPGWWLVAGGFRRNWSPHAAPPPGRDLLWHQHRPRPGVAAWIESRGVELVSVTTGQRPRGRRNDGGLVPRQRLAHKGLRKAPWSDTTATSPRAQLLPGLIPIGGSPEVGLRKGPAAAKRSRSRSAPPAAGQGLPRRPAAAVTSPGSRWRVPTMEEMLIWEQHTVTLSKDPHRGFGFAVSGGRDRPNRVTGDTTVVVSDVVAGGPAVGRLQKKDHIVMVNGLSMENVSSSFAIQTLKTCGKIANITLKRPKKVQLPVSKSHSASPTMPQRYDSDEDFGSQGAHPALHRSRDDLDHSRGYDGDSSSERSSGHHQDDRRHHKPASRSRRRSQDSSHWRESPPGSDRRGYSRHRSTNGFGHEGDTNGLALVSGFKRLPRRDVPMKPITSVLVKQKQNEEYGLKLGSQLFIKHIVESGLAAKGSSLQEGDLILKINGVASEDMSLAETQQLIERTEGTLTLLVLRDHRQFLVNIADVEDSQSDSSRMDDISDIDSELSHPPSPETSPRLPAAARMNSPPERRRSNRDPAADTVVDDARGPDLLEAVEGDGYHSPHTSPAARAARKDGYSADSRVVHFVKAKSVGLRLAGGNDVGIFVSSVQEGSPADSQGVREGDQILQVNDTSFQNLTREEAVEFLMRLPPGEDITLRTQSKQDIYRKMISSNVGDSFYIRTHFDFEKDTPSGLSFVRGDVFHVLDTMYRGRLGSWLAVRMGRDLQEQDKGIIPNQSRAEQIASLESVLKATSGANPSGARAEFWKLRGLRGAKKMLRKSREDLSALTKQGHYPPYERVALKEASFKRPVVILGPIADIAMQKLSTELPELFEIAPSVARDGASSKVIKLDSVRQIAEKNKHALLDITPSAVERLNYVQYYPVVVFCEPESRQGIKAMRQWLAPDSRKSSRRLYAQASKMKKYCSHLFTATVSLSGSGNTWYEAIKDIIRTQQSQPVWTAVEQMWHWRTVWIC; this is encoded by the exons ATGGCTCCGGCCCCGGGGTGGTGGCTGGTGGCCGGGGGGTTCAGGAGGAACTGGTCCCCCcacgccgccccgccgccgggccgtgaCCTGCTGTGGCATCAGCACCGACCCCGGCCGGGAGTGGCAGCCTGGATCGAGAGCCGAGGCGTGGAGCTGGTTTCTGTCACCACAGGACAGCGACCCCGCGGAAGGAGGAATGACGGGGGGCTGGTCCCcag GCAGCGTCTGGCCCACAAAGGGTTACGCAAGGCACCCTGGAGTGACACCACTGCCACCAGCCCCAGAGCTCAGCTCCTTCCTGGTCTGATCCCGATCGGAGGCTCG CCTGAAGTGGGATTGAGGAAGGGGCCAGCGGCTGCAAAGAGGAGCCGGAGCCGGTCTGCGCCCCCggctgctgggcaggggctgccgcGCCGGCCGGCTGCTGCGGTCACCTCCCCTGGTTCGCGTTGGCGGGTGCCCACCATGGAGGAGATGCTGATCTGGGAGCAGCACACGGTGACGCTGAGCAAG GACCCTCACAGGGGCTTTGGCTTCGCTGTCTCCGGAGGCCGGGACCGTCCCAACAGGGTGACCGGGGACACAACAGTGGTTGTTTCAGATGTGGTGGCCGGGGGACCGGCGGTGGGTCGGCTCCA GAAGAAGGATCACATCGTGATGGTGAACGGCCTTTCCATGGAGAACGTCTCGTCCTCCTTCGCCATCCAGACACTTAAAACCTGCGGCAAGATTGCCAACATT ACactgaaaagaccaaagaaagTCCAGCTCCCCGTGAGCAAGAGCCACTCCGCGTCCCCCACCATGCCCCAGCGCTATGACTCGGACGAGGACTTTGGGTCGCAGGGTGCGCATCCAGCCCTGCACCGCTCCCGGGATGACCTGGACCACAGCCGGGGCTATGACGGGGACTCCTCCAGCGAGAGAAGTTCTGGCCACCACCAGGATGACCGCCGCCACCACAAGCCAGCGTCCCGGAGCCGGAGGCGAAGCCAGGACAGCAGCCACTGGAGGGAGAGCCCTCCTGGCTCGGATCGGAGGGGCTACAGCCGGCACCGCTCCACCAATGGCTTTGGCCACGAAGGGGACACCAATGGGCTGGCCCTGGTGTCGGGCTTCAAGCGGCTGCCGCGCCGGGATGTGCCGATGAAGCCCATCACATCGGTCCTGGTGAAGCAGAAGCAGAACGAAG AGTATGGCCTGAAGCTGGGGAGTCAGCTCTTCATCAAGCACATAGTGGAGAGCGGGCTGGCGGCGAAGGGCAGCTCTTTGCAGGAGGGAGACCTCATCCTGAAG ATCAATGGGGTGGCCAGCGAGGACATGTCCCTGGCTGAAACCCAGCAGCTCATCGAGCGGACGGAGGGGACCCTGACCTTGCTCGTCCTCCGGGACCACCGGCAGTTCCTGGTCAACATCGCTGACGTTGAAGACAGCCAGAGCGACAGCTCCCGGATGGATG atatCTCTGACATTGACTCTGAACTGTCCCATCCGCCATCCCCTGAGACCTCCCCACGacttccagctgctgccaggatgAATTCACCGCC GGAGAGGAGACGATCGAACAGGGACCCTGCGGCTGACACGGTCGTGGACGATGCTCGGGGCCCTG ACCTGCTGGAAGCTGTGGAGGGTGATGGCTACCACAGCCCCCACACCAGCCCCGCTGCCCGAGCTGCCCGCAAGGACGG GTACAGCGCTGACTCCAGGGTCGTGCACTTTGTGAAGGCCAAGAGCGTCGGGCTGCGGCTGGCCGGTGGGAACGACGTGGGCATCTTCGTGTCAAGCGTGCAGGAGGGGAGCCCGGCCGACAGCCAGGGTGTCCGGGAAGGGGACCAGATCCTGCAG GTGAACGACACCAGTTTCCAGAACCTGACCCGTGAGGAGGCTGTGGAGTTCCTCATGAGGCTGCCGCCGGGCGAGGACATCACGCTGCGGACGCAGAGCAAGCAGGACA TTTACAGGAAGATGATCTCGTCCAACGTGGGTGACTCATTCTACATCCGGACGCACTTTGATTTCGAGAAGGACACGCCGTCGGGGCTCAGCTTCGTCCGCGGGGATGTCTTCCATGTGCTGGACACCATGTACCGgggcaggctggggagctggCTGGCTGTGCGCATgggcagggacctgcaggagcAGGACAAGGGCATCATCCCCAACCAGAGCAG GGCCGAGCAGATCGCCAGCCTGGAGTCGGTGCTGAAAGCCACGTCTGGTGCCAACCCCTCTGGGGCACGGGCCGAGTTTTGGAAGCTGCGGGGCCTGCGGGGTGCCAAGAAGATGCTGCGGAAGAGCCGGGAGGACCTGTCTGCCCTCACAAAGCAGGGTCACTACCCACCATACGAGAGGGTGGCCCTGAAGGAAG CCAGCTTCAAGCGGCCGGTGGTGATCCTGGGCCCCATCGCAGACATTGCCATGCAGAAGCTGAGCACGGAGCTGCCTGAGCTGTTCGAGATTGCCC CGAGCGTGGCCCGAGATGGGGCTTCATCCAAGGTCATCAAATTGGACTCAGTGCGGCAGATTGCAGAAAAG AACAAGCATGCCCTGTTGGACATCACGCCCTCGGCTGTGGAGCGCCTCAACTACGTGCAGTACTACCcggtggtggtgttttgtgagCCTGAGAGCCGGCAGGGCATCAAGGCCATGCGCCAGTGGCTGGCGCCCGACTCTAGAAAGAGCTCCCGGCGCCTCTATGCTCAGGCCAGCAAGATGAAGAAGTACTGCAGCCACCTCTTCACCGCCACCGTCAGCCTCAGCGGCAGCGGCAACACTTGGTACGAGGCGATCAAGGACATCATCAGGACTCAGCAGAGCCAGCCTGTTTGGACGGCGGTGGAGCAG ATGTGGCACTGGAGGACAGTCTGGATCTGCTGA